CGCCTTAATCTTTTAAAGGCTATTTGATGACAAGCTTACCAAAGTATCTACTTTTTAAATATTTAAGATTTGATAAAACTCAGCCATTTATCGCTCTAAGCGCCTTGCTCGCCTTTCTTGGTGTTAGCATCGGACTTATGGTTTTGATCGTTGCGATGGCTATTATGAACGGATTTGACAAAGAATTTGAGCGCAAACTTTTTACGATGAACTATCCTATAACCGTTCAAAGCGCTTTTAAAGGATCGATCGATGATGGCTTTGTAGATGAGCTAAAGGCTAAATTTAGCGACCTTAAATTTAGTCCATATATCAGCACGCAGGTCATCTACCGCTCGGCAAATGCGCTTGAGGGTGGGCTAATTTATGGCGTAAATTTTAAAGATGAAAAGCAGATAAACTCAGTTGTAAATGAGGCTTTAAAAGACAAAGAGCTAGAGGGCTTTGAGATACTTGTGGGAAGCGGCATAACGAGTGAGTTTAGACTAAGAGATGATGAAAAACTAACGCTTATCTTTACAAAGGCCGATCCAGCCGGCTTTTCACTAACGCCAAAGATGAAGCGCTTTGACATCGGCGGTTCATTCACATCTGGGCTAATCGCCTATGACAAGGCATTTTCATATACTTCGGTCGAGGCTTTGAGAAAAATTTTAGACTATCCAAAAGGCGTTTATGATGGAATTCACATCTTTTCAAGTAAGCCATTTGATGATATAAAAAGAGTGCGCGAGGGGCTTCCAGCAGGCACGGTTGCCATAGGCTGGTGGGAGCAAAATGGCAACTTTTTCTCAGCGCTTGCACTTGAAAAAAGAGCACTTTTTATAGTTTTGATGCTTATTATCCTTGTGGCGTCGCTAAATATAATAAGCTCACTACTAATGACCGTGATGAACCGTAGGCAGGAGATCGCCTTGCTTCTAGCACTTGGAGCTAGCAAAGGCGAGATAAAAAGAAGCTTCTTTTATCAAGGGCTAGTTATCGGCGGAGGTGGCATTATATTTGGCTTGGTGCTTGGCTTTTTGGGGCTATTTTTACTTGGAAATTTCAACATCATAGACCTGCCAGCTGATGTTTATGGCTCAAGCAAACTACCGCTTGAACTCTCAACTCTTGATCTTGTGCTTATCGTAGTTGGCGCTGTGTTTATCGTGGCTATCTCGTCTTACTATCCAGCCAAAAAAGCCACTGAGGTAAATGTCCTTCAAACTTTGAGAAATGAGTAAAGCCTGGCAAAGCTAGGCTTTAAATTTGATTTTTAAAAGCATATTATTGGCTGATATGCTTTTTGTTTTAATTTGTATGTTGTATATAAAATTG
Above is a window of Campylobacter concisus DNA encoding:
- a CDS encoding ABC transporter permease encodes the protein MTSLPKYLLFKYLRFDKTQPFIALSALLAFLGVSIGLMVLIVAMAIMNGFDKEFERKLFTMNYPITVQSAFKGSIDDGFVDELKAKFSDLKFSPYISTQVIYRSANALEGGLIYGVNFKDEKQINSVVNEALKDKELEGFEILVGSGITSEFRLRDDEKLTLIFTKADPAGFSLTPKMKRFDIGGSFTSGLIAYDKAFSYTSVEALRKILDYPKGVYDGIHIFSSKPFDDIKRVREGLPAGTVAIGWWEQNGNFFSALALEKRALFIVLMLIILVASLNIISSLLMTVMNRRQEIALLLALGASKGEIKRSFFYQGLVIGGGGIIFGLVLGFLGLFLLGNFNIIDLPADVYGSSKLPLELSTLDLVLIVVGAVFIVAISSYYPAKKATEVNVLQTLRNE